The Anabaena sp. WA102 genome contains a region encoding:
- a CDS encoding Na+/H+ antiporter subunit E, with protein sequence MIGHLILRLTIWLLLTANVSLTNIIIGVIIALILPRGKSSPEKLKSWVKVIIKILIAIPVAFMEAFEIIFRPHNQEEIIMEKVKLNRSPLLIFLDIFLITFTPKTIVLKYHEEGWYEVHQIKPRKKQA encoded by the coding sequence ATGATTGGACATCTCATATTAAGACTAACAATTTGGTTATTACTCACTGCTAATGTGAGTTTAACAAATATTATCATCGGTGTAATTATTGCCTTAATTTTACCACGTGGTAAGTCATCACCAGAAAAATTAAAATCTTGGGTAAAGGTAATAATTAAGATCCTTATTGCGATTCCGGTAGCTTTTATGGAGGCATTTGAAATTATCTTCCGTCCCCATAACCAAGAAGAAATTATCATGGAGAAAGTCAAACTAAACAGATCACCTTTATTGATTTTCCTCGATATATTTCTGATTACCTTTACCCCCAAAACCATAGTTTTGAAGTACCACGAAGAAGGATGGTATGAAGTTCACCAAATTAAACCCAGGAAAAAACAAGCATGA
- a CDS encoding monovalent cation/H(+) antiporter subunit G, whose amino-acid sequence MINLLSYTCISIGIVFWFWGTSHLVSNRSVLFKLHGLSVADTLGSMMIIVGLLLKIPSEWPLLILGIISLAIWNTMLGYVLAYCSTEEEKHE is encoded by the coding sequence ATGATTAACCTTCTTAGTTATACCTGCATAAGTATTGGCATAGTTTTTTGGTTTTGGGGAACTTCTCATTTAGTCAGCAACAGATCAGTATTATTCAAATTACATGGACTTTCTGTTGCGGATACTTTAGGTTCAATGATGATTATTGTCGGACTACTACTGAAAATACCCAGTGAATGGCCATTACTTATTCTTGGCATTATTTCCTTAGCAATTTGGAATACTATGCTGGGTTATGTATTAGCATACTGTTCAACAGAAGAGGAAAAACATGAATGA
- the dusB gene encoding tRNA dihydrouridine synthase DusB, with protein sequence MISLSPELQARLSTPLKIGSFEVKSRVLQSPLSGVTDLVFRRLVRRYAPESMLYTEMVNATGLHYVKQLPIIMEVDPNERPISIQLFDCRPDFLAEAAIKAVAEGADTVDINMGCPVNKITKNGGGSSLLRQPEIAEAIVREVVKAVDVPVTVKTRIGWNDQEITILDFAKRMEDAGAKMITVHGRTRAQGYNGNARWEWIAKVKDILSIPVIGNGDIFSVEAAVKCLEQTGADGVMCSRGTLGYPFLVGEVDHFLKTGELLTPPNPIQRLECAREHLFALWEYKGDRGVRQARKHMTWYAKGFMGAADLRGKLSLMETVQQGLDLIDGAIERLANGYEVEEEVPAIIAL encoded by the coding sequence ATGATTTCCCTTTCACCTGAACTCCAAGCTAGACTTTCCACACCCCTAAAAATCGGCTCATTTGAGGTTAAAAGCCGTGTTTTACAGTCTCCTTTGTCCGGGGTGACTGACTTGGTGTTTCGGCGTTTGGTGCGTCGTTATGCCCCAGAATCTATGCTATATACAGAAATGGTAAATGCTACAGGCTTACATTATGTTAAGCAATTACCAATAATTATGGAAGTAGATCCTAACGAACGTCCAATTAGTATTCAATTATTTGATTGTCGTCCCGATTTTTTAGCAGAAGCAGCCATAAAAGCAGTTGCTGAAGGAGCAGATACTGTTGATATTAATATGGGATGTCCTGTGAATAAGATTACTAAAAATGGTGGCGGTTCTTCTTTATTACGTCAACCAGAAATTGCGGAAGCAATTGTACGGGAAGTTGTCAAAGCGGTAGATGTGCCTGTAACTGTAAAAACTCGCATTGGTTGGAATGATCAGGAAATTACTATTCTTGATTTTGCGAAAAGAATGGAAGACGCGGGAGCAAAAATGATTACTGTGCATGGACGCACTCGCGCTCAAGGTTATAATGGTAATGCGCGGTGGGAATGGATAGCTAAAGTCAAGGATATTTTATCAATTCCTGTAATTGGGAATGGGGATATTTTTTCTGTGGAAGCTGCGGTAAAATGTTTAGAACAAACTGGTGCAGATGGAGTAATGTGTTCTCGTGGAACTTTAGGTTATCCCTTTTTAGTTGGTGAGGTTGATCATTTCTTAAAAACTGGAGAATTATTAACACCACCTAACCCAATTCAACGCTTAGAATGTGCCAGAGAACATCTTTTTGCTTTGTGGGAATACAAGGGAGATAGGGGAGTCCGTCAAGCTCGTAAACACATGACTTGGTATGCAAAAGGCTTTATGGGTGCGGCTGATTTACGGGGTAAGTTAAGTTTAATGGAAACTGTCCAACAAGGTTTAGATTTAATTGATGGTGCGATAGAAAGATTAGCAAATGGTTATGAAGTTGAAGAAGAAGTACCAGCTATTATTGCACTTTAG
- a CDS encoding aminotransferase class I/II-fold pyridoxal phosphate-dependent enzyme, with protein MPNQNQTPLIDALKACTSRSHAPFYTPGHKRGAGISPILTDLIGKDIFRADLTELAELDNLFKPESVILAAQELAAEAFGAEKTWFLVNGSTCGIEAAILATCRMGDKIILPRNIHSSVISGLILSGAIPIFINPEYDEDLDIAYSITPESLKAALIQHPDTKAVLIVYPTYHGVCGDLPAFIHLTHQYNIPLIVDEAHGAHFHFHPELPTSALSAGADLTVQSIHKTLGAMTQASMLHIQGKRIDIDRVNKALQLVQSTSPSFILLASLDAARQQMAIHGKKLMSQTLELGKAARTQINQIPGLSTPLSQKEKSPGFIDLDKTRLTVNVSKLGFTGFAAEEILDEKFNVTPEFSSWQNITFIISLGNTETDIQNLIRSLSNLTHVNPLKIQNLLCKPKKDNTSNIIAISPREAFFANSEILPFEKAQNRICAEIICPYPPGIPVLMPGELITESALEHLQEIQKMGGFITGCADESLQTLKVVKT; from the coding sequence ATGCCAAATCAAAACCAAACCCCCCTCATAGATGCCTTAAAAGCCTGTACAAGCCGTTCTCATGCCCCATTTTACACCCCAGGACATAAACGCGGTGCGGGAATTTCGCCAATCTTAACCGATTTAATTGGTAAAGATATCTTTCGGGCTGACTTAACGGAATTAGCAGAGTTAGATAATTTATTCAAACCAGAAAGCGTAATTCTTGCAGCACAAGAACTAGCAGCGGAGGCTTTTGGGGCAGAGAAAACGTGGTTTTTAGTTAATGGTTCTACCTGCGGAATTGAAGCCGCAATTCTTGCTACTTGTAGAATGGGAGATAAAATTATTCTGCCTAGAAATATCCATTCTTCTGTTATTTCTGGATTGATTCTTTCGGGGGCAATTCCTATTTTTATAAATCCTGAATATGATGAAGATTTAGATATTGCATACAGCATTACACCAGAATCATTAAAAGCAGCATTAATACAACATCCAGATACCAAAGCAGTGCTGATAGTTTATCCTACTTATCATGGTGTTTGTGGAGATTTGCCAGCATTTATACACCTTACTCATCAATATAATATTCCCTTGATTGTGGACGAAGCACACGGCGCACATTTTCATTTTCACCCAGAATTACCCACGTCAGCTTTAAGCGCAGGTGCAGATTTAACTGTCCAATCAATTCATAAAACATTGGGAGCAATGACACAGGCATCAATGTTACATATTCAAGGTAAAAGAATTGATATTGATAGGGTTAATAAAGCCTTACAATTAGTGCAATCTACAAGTCCTAGTTTTATCCTTTTAGCTTCTCTCGATGCTGCACGTCAGCAAATGGCAATACATGGAAAAAAGCTCATGTCTCAAACTTTGGAATTAGGGAAAGCAGCCAGAACTCAAATTAATCAAATTCCTGGTTTATCTACTCCCCTTTCTCAAAAAGAAAAATCACCGGGATTTATAGATTTAGATAAAACTAGATTAACAGTTAATGTTAGTAAATTAGGATTTACTGGCTTTGCAGCCGAAGAAATTTTAGATGAGAAATTTAATGTAACTCCAGAATTTTCATCTTGGCAAAATATCACATTTATTATTAGCTTAGGAAATACAGAAACAGATATTCAAAATTTAATTAGATCTCTAAGTAATCTTACTCATGTTAATCCATTAAAAATTCAAAATTTATTGTGTAAACCCAAAAAAGATAACACAAGTAATATTATAGCTATTTCTCCCCGTGAGGCTTTTTTTGCTAATAGTGAAATCTTGCCTTTCGAGAAAGCTCAAAATCGGATTTGCGCGGAAATTATTTGCCCTTATCCTCCAGGAATTCCTGTATTAATGCCTGGAGAACTCATTACAGAATCAGCTTTAGAACATTTGCAAGAAATTCAAAAAATGGGTGGTTTTATCACTGGTTGTGCAGATGAAAGTTTGCAAACTTTAAAAGTTGTGAAAACATAA
- a CDS encoding HEPN domain-containing protein produces the protein MPESDKFITLRTQLNRLKDEFIPEISPTGSYSESQLSRTAAYRVLAHAEIEYYLEERAWKIALDAKGAWDSTGKTSRTLICLLGFSDLTMDKPPDTLNKPNNVSQDNHDKRLKITEKINSAIKSFKKVIDNNHGVKEKNILALLLPIGINSNDLNTNTAWLNTMNTFGEKRGLVAHSSATSYMTSQMLDPATELNRVQQITEGLLRIDELMNNLMQ, from the coding sequence ATGCCAGAATCTGATAAATTTATTACTTTAAGAACGCAGCTAAACAGGCTAAAAGACGAATTTATTCCTGAAATTAGCCCGACAGGTTCATATTCCGAGAGTCAGTTATCTAGAACTGCTGCATACAGAGTTCTTGCTCATGCTGAAATTGAGTATTATCTTGAAGAAAGAGCTTGGAAAATAGCTTTAGATGCTAAAGGAGCTTGGGATAGTACAGGTAAAACCTCTCGCACTCTGATATGTTTACTTGGTTTCTCTGATTTAACTATGGATAAACCACCAGATACACTTAACAAACCCAACAATGTAAGTCAAGATAATCACGACAAGCGATTGAAAATAACTGAAAAAATAAATTCAGCTATCAAGAGCTTTAAGAAGGTTATTGATAATAATCATGGAGTAAAAGAAAAAAATATTTTAGCATTACTATTACCCATAGGAATAAATAGTAATGACTTAAATACTAATACTGCTTGGCTTAATACCATGAATACATTTGGAGAAAAACGAGGTCTTGTTGCACATTCTTCAGCTACATCGTACATGACTAGTCAAATGCTAGATCCTGCAACTGAATTAAATAGGGTTCAACAAATTACTGAGGGACTTTTAAGAATAGATGAATTAATGAATAATTTAATGCAATAA
- a CDS encoding cation:proton antiporter has protein sequence MNTITLAWIATPFFLGFIIFLVPKLNRHLTMWGTIASAAYGLQLFIEPSPITLNLLDSFGITLIADQLSGYFIFTNALVTAAVALYCWRSDKTAFFYAQMIIVHGSLNAAFVCADFISLYVALEVSGIAAFLLIAYSRSDRSIWVGLRYLFVSNTAMLFYLVGAVLVYQTHHSFSFTSLKGSPPEALALIFLGLLIKAGIFVSGLWLPLTHSESETPVSALMSGIVVKASVLPLLRCAFVSEEIDTIVRIFAVGTALMGVSYAVFEKDTKRMLAFHTISQLGFILAAPAVGGFYALTHGLVKSSLFLIAGSLPSRNFKELQNKPIHTNIWIALAIASLSISGLPLLSGFEAKVLTTKNLESWQFILMNIAAVGTAISFAKFIFLPHAKAEEEEQKTKSGFWISVIFLITGLFVANIVYLPAYEITNITKALLTIAAGWLGYHFIFKKLSISLPRVFEEFEHLVGVMSLTLILLFWMAFP, from the coding sequence ATGAATACCATTACACTGGCTTGGATTGCTACCCCATTTTTTCTAGGGTTCATCATTTTTCTAGTCCCCAAACTTAACCGACATTTGACAATGTGGGGGACTATTGCTTCTGCTGCTTATGGGTTGCAGCTATTTATCGAACCATCACCCATCACCCTGAATTTACTGGATAGTTTCGGGATCACCTTAATAGCTGACCAGTTAAGCGGTTACTTTATTTTCACAAATGCCCTGGTAACGGCTGCTGTTGCCCTCTACTGCTGGCGCAGTGATAAAACGGCTTTTTTCTATGCCCAGATGATTATTGTGCATGGTAGCCTGAATGCTGCCTTTGTCTGTGCAGATTTCATTAGTTTATATGTGGCTTTAGAAGTAAGCGGTATTGCGGCTTTCTTATTGATTGCTTATTCTCGTAGCGATCGCTCAATTTGGGTAGGTTTACGGTATCTTTTTGTTAGTAATACTGCAATGTTGTTTTATCTGGTTGGTGCAGTGCTGGTTTATCAGACGCATCATTCCTTTAGTTTTACCAGTTTAAAGGGATCACCACCAGAAGCACTAGCATTAATTTTTCTGGGATTATTAATCAAAGCGGGGATTTTTGTCTCCGGGTTATGGCTACCTTTAACTCATTCTGAATCAGAAACACCAGTTTCCGCATTGATGTCAGGAATTGTCGTTAAAGCCAGTGTTTTACCTTTATTACGTTGTGCATTCGTTTCCGAAGAAATTGATACCATAGTCAGAATTTTTGCTGTGGGAACAGCTTTAATGGGTGTCTCCTATGCTGTCTTTGAAAAAGATACTAAGCGAATGTTGGCGTTTCACACAATTTCCCAATTAGGCTTTATTCTTGCTGCACCGGCTGTAGGTGGATTTTATGCCCTCACCCATGGATTAGTCAAGTCATCTTTATTTTTGATTGCGGGTTCTTTACCCAGTCGCAATTTTAAAGAACTGCAAAATAAACCCATTCATACTAATATTTGGATAGCCTTAGCGATCGCTAGTTTATCAATTTCTGGTTTACCTTTGTTGTCAGGTTTTGAGGCAAAAGTATTAACGACAAAAAATTTAGAATCTTGGCAATTTATACTGATGAATATTGCCGCAGTTGGTACAGCCATATCTTTTGCTAAATTTATTTTTCTCCCCCATGCAAAAGCAGAAGAAGAAGAACAGAAAACAAAATCCGGTTTTTGGATATCAGTAATCTTTTTAATTACTGGATTATTTGTGGCAAATATTGTCTATCTTCCAGCTTATGAAATCACCAATATCACAAAAGCACTTTTAACTATTGCTGCGGGCTGGTTAGGATATCATTTCATTTTCAAGAAATTATCCATATCTCTACCTCGTGTATTTGAAGAATTTGAGCATTTAGTTGGTGTCATGAGTTTAACTTTAATCCTATTATTTTGGATGGCTTTCCCATGA
- a CDS encoding cation:proton antiporter subunit C: protein MLEACVLITILCGFFGIIFKKNLVMKIVSMDVMSTGVIAFYVLIASREGLFTPIISEVKNIAYADPVPQAVILTAIVIGFSIQALMLVGVMKLARDNPTLESNEIEKNNTP, encoded by the coding sequence GTGTTAGAAGCGTGCGTACTGATAACAATACTGTGTGGTTTTTTTGGCATCATCTTCAAAAAAAACTTGGTAATGAAAATTGTCTCAATGGATGTGATGAGTACGGGTGTGATTGCCTTTTATGTACTAATTGCATCACGAGAAGGATTATTTACTCCCATTATTTCCGAGGTAAAAAATATTGCTTATGCTGATCCTGTTCCCCAAGCAGTCATATTAACAGCGATAGTCATCGGTTTCTCGATACAGGCTTTGATGCTAGTTGGTGTGATGAAATTAGCACGGGATAATCCCACATTGGAAAGTAACGAGATTGAGAAAAATAATACACCATGA
- a CDS encoding Na(+)/H(+) antiporter subunit B, whose product MKLVYILAGIALFVKMLIMPNSELNLPDISIVETVVKESGVPNAVSGIIFRNRLYDTIFEVIVFTIAILGANFLLANEKPSCSIYQFKDQPSIILARLGATIAALVGIELAIRGHLSPGGGFAAGVAGGTAIGLIAITSSYQWMQDIYQRWHAAMWEKISVLVFIVLSVITLSGFELPHGELGMLFSGGILPILNILVAVKVALGSWAVILIFIRYRGLL is encoded by the coding sequence ATGAAATTAGTTTACATTTTAGCCGGAATAGCTTTATTTGTAAAAATGCTGATCATGCCTAATTCCGAACTAAATTTACCAGATATTTCCATTGTGGAAACAGTGGTTAAAGAAAGTGGTGTTCCCAATGCAGTATCAGGGATTATTTTCAGAAATCGGCTATATGATACAATCTTTGAAGTTATTGTTTTTACTATAGCCATTCTCGGAGCTAATTTTTTATTAGCTAATGAAAAACCATCTTGCAGCATCTATCAATTTAAAGATCAACCATCAATAATATTAGCTCGTCTAGGGGCGACAATTGCGGCATTAGTGGGCATTGAATTAGCAATTAGGGGGCATTTGAGTCCGGGGGGTGGTTTTGCGGCTGGAGTCGCTGGAGGGACAGCAATCGGACTGATAGCAATTACCTCATCATACCAATGGATGCAGGACATTTACCAACGTTGGCACGCGGCTATGTGGGAAAAGATTTCGGTGTTAGTCTTTATTGTTTTATCAGTGATAACTTTGTCGGGATTTGAGTTACCACACGGTGAGTTAGGAATGCTTTTTAGTGGCGGAATTTTGCCAATATTAAATATCTTAGTTGCTGTTAAAGTGGCATTAGGTTCTTGGGCTGTGATTTTGATTTTTATTCGTTATCGGGGTTTGTTATAA
- a CDS encoding squalene/phytoene synthase family protein: protein MDLRGDALQILKDTSRTFYIPISILPSGLQEAVASAYLCMRAIDQIEDDPNLDNGTKKRLLQNISLTLQAGIDGFPLDAFSVGFKGYENSLQEVSLRIREWSILAPESIAPRIWDATAAMADRMAYWADRNWQIETEADLDRYTFGVAGAVGLLLSDLWNWYDGTQSNRTQAIGFGRGLQAVNILRNNGEDLTRGVNFYPAGWDNDNLQKYARRNLILADAYTNSLPNGPALQFCQIPLALAHGTLDALASGKEKLSRSDVVSLIENLMGVNAKAS from the coding sequence ATGGATTTACGTGGAGATGCGTTGCAAATCCTTAAAGACACTAGTAGAACTTTTTATATCCCAATTAGTATTTTACCATCAGGATTACAAGAAGCAGTGGCATCAGCATACTTGTGTATGCGTGCCATTGACCAAATTGAAGATGATCCAAATTTGGATAATGGGACTAAAAAACGCCTGTTGCAGAATATTAGTCTAACATTGCAAGCGGGAATAGATGGTTTTCCCCTTGATGCTTTCTCTGTAGGATTTAAAGGTTACGAAAATTCTTTACAAGAAGTCAGTTTACGCATTAGAGAATGGTCAATATTAGCACCTGAAAGCATTGCCCCGCGAATTTGGGATGCAACAGCCGCAATGGCTGATAGAATGGCTTATTGGGCAGATAGAAATTGGCAAATAGAAACAGAGGCGGATTTAGACCGTTATACTTTTGGGGTGGCTGGTGCTGTGGGCTTGTTACTCTCAGATTTATGGAATTGGTATGATGGAACTCAAAGCAACCGCACTCAAGCCATAGGATTTGGTAGGGGTTTGCAAGCAGTAAATATTCTGCGAAACAATGGTGAGGATTTAACTCGTGGAGTCAATTTTTACCCAGCAGGTTGGGATAATGATAATCTCCAAAAATATGCCCGTCGCAATCTCATCCTAGCAGATGCCTATACGAACTCTTTGCCAAATGGACCGGCTTTGCAATTTTGCCAAATTCCTCTGGCTTTAGCTCATGGTACTCTAGATGCTTTGGCTAGTGGTAAGGAAAAACTCAGCCGTAGTGATGTTGTTTCCCTGATTGAAAACCTCATGGGTGTGAACGCTAAAGCTAGTTAG
- the nth gene encoding endonuclease III, protein MTRKSLTEKQRALEILSRIQHLYPDATCSLDYATPVQLLVATILSAQCTDERVNKVTPGLFGKFPDAESLANADLTELEELVRSTGFYRNKAKNIQGACRMIVQDFNSVVPNKMEDLLKLPGVARKTANVVLAHAYGINAGVTVDTHVKRLSQRLGLTKNTEPVGIEKDLMKLLPQPDWENWSIRLIYHGRAVCKARSPSCDICKLIDLCDMNLSEAKSQKTK, encoded by the coding sequence GTGACTCGCAAATCATTAACCGAAAAACAACGGGCTTTAGAAATTCTTTCCCGTATCCAGCATCTTTATCCAGACGCAACTTGCTCCCTAGATTATGCCACCCCTGTACAATTATTAGTAGCAACTATTCTTTCCGCTCAATGTACAGATGAAAGGGTAAACAAAGTAACGCCAGGATTATTTGGCAAATTTCCTGACGCGGAAAGTCTAGCAAATGCAGATTTAACAGAGTTAGAAGAATTGGTACGTTCGACAGGTTTTTATCGTAATAAAGCCAAGAATATTCAAGGCGCTTGTCGAATGATTGTTCAGGATTTTAACTCTGTTGTTCCCAACAAAATGGAAGACTTATTAAAGCTTCCAGGAGTAGCCCGGAAAACTGCAAATGTGGTTTTAGCCCATGCTTATGGTATTAATGCTGGAGTAACTGTAGATACTCACGTAAAGCGCTTAAGTCAGCGTTTGGGATTGACAAAAAATACTGAACCTGTGGGAATTGAAAAGGATTTAATGAAGTTATTACCCCAACCAGATTGGGAGAATTGGTCAATTAGATTAATTTATCATGGTCGGGCTGTCTGTAAAGCCCGTTCTCCTAGTTGTGATATTTGTAAGTTGATTGACTTGTGTGATATGAATTTATCTGAAGCAAAGTCACAAAAAACAAAGTAA
- a CDS encoding DUF262 domain-containing protein, which translates to MQTKTMPNEEVILFEEEEDQEIEFEPLSGLIPELKQIPEIVVSGSDWTTETIFNQLDRGNIELNPRFQRRDAWDITRKSRFIESLVLGFPVPQIVLAANRQEKGKFIVLDGKQRLLTILQFYGGSDENISNNNNAFALRNLEFRRDLIGKKYEDFKNDVFLSSELNALDNQTIRTVLIRNWPNENLLYKIFLRLNIGGTPLSPQELRQALHPGDFINWLDDQSVESKALRKIFKSSNPDSRMRDVELLLRYIGFHYFLSDYRGNLKEFLDMTCERLNNQRCNDITNVVNQFEEAVQTTINIFEEKNFSRLWSSRNNKYQSQFNRAILDVMVFYFSDEIIRKSAEDHQEKVKVAFQELCSSNSDFREAVERRTQNIPEIYNRLRLWGESLQKVLEVNFNLPELDGNRIIFNGLR; encoded by the coding sequence ATGCAGACTAAAACTATGCCTAACGAAGAAGTAATCTTATTTGAAGAAGAGGAAGATCAAGAAATTGAATTTGAGCCGCTGAGTGGATTAATTCCTGAATTAAAGCAAATTCCAGAAATTGTTGTTTCTGGTAGTGACTGGACAACAGAGACAATCTTTAATCAACTTGATCGGGGTAATATAGAGCTAAATCCAAGATTTCAAAGACGAGACGCTTGGGATATCACTCGTAAAAGTAGGTTTATCGAATCACTTGTACTTGGATTTCCAGTTCCACAAATAGTATTAGCTGCTAATCGTCAGGAAAAAGGTAAATTTATTGTTCTTGATGGTAAACAACGATTGTTAACTATTCTGCAATTTTATGGTGGAAGTGATGAAAATATATCGAATAATAACAATGCCTTTGCTTTAAGAAATCTAGAATTTAGACGTGATTTAATAGGCAAAAAATATGAAGATTTTAAAAATGATGTCTTTTTGAGTTCTGAACTTAATGCTCTCGATAACCAAACTATTCGTACAGTATTAATTAGGAATTGGCCTAACGAAAACTTACTATATAAAATTTTTCTGCGGCTGAATATAGGAGGCACTCCATTATCTCCTCAAGAGCTAAGACAAGCATTACATCCAGGTGATTTTATCAATTGGTTAGATGATCAATCAGTTGAAAGTAAGGCTCTGAGAAAGATATTTAAATCATCAAATCCTGATTCTCGGATGCGTGATGTTGAATTACTATTACGTTATATAGGATTTCATTATTTTTTATCTGATTATCGGGGAAATCTTAAGGAATTTCTTGACATGACTTGTGAAAGGCTTAATAATCAGAGATGTAATGATATTACAAATGTAGTTAATCAATTTGAAGAAGCAGTACAAACAACTATTAATATATTTGAAGAGAAAAACTTCTCTCGTTTATGGTCGAGCAGAAATAATAAATATCAAAGCCAATTCAATCGAGCAATTTTAGATGTGATGGTTTTTTACTTTTCAGATGAAATAATCAGGAAATCTGCTGAAGATCATCAAGAAAAAGTTAAAGTTGCTTTTCAGGAATTATGTTCATCAAACAGTGATTTTAGAGAAGCTGTTGAACGCAGAACACAAAATATTCCTGAAATTTACAATCGTCTGAGGTTGTGGGGTGAAAGTCTACAAAAAGTTTTAGAAGTAAACTTTAATTTACCTGAACTAGATGGGAATCGGATTATTTTCAATGGTTTGAGGTAG
- a CDS encoding DUF4040 domain-containing protein — protein MNDTYLYLIIALLPLTAGMLVTQTNPYHALVIRGVLGAVAAMVDAVLGAADVALTEALMGTMLSITLYAIAVRSSLVLRLGVMENQSIEKNQDGNFQQLMSDFRRIFKKHYLRLELVPYTTKENLQQALIEKEIHATCAPLEKFVEAEETYQTVIRVQRIYNIMKSELSSPKTGLRYFNVLDSGEQNL, from the coding sequence ATGAATGATACTTATCTCTATTTAATCATTGCTTTATTACCCTTAACTGCGGGGATGTTAGTAACTCAAACTAATCCCTATCATGCCTTAGTAATTCGTGGGGTACTCGGTGCAGTTGCAGCAATGGTAGATGCAGTTTTAGGTGCAGCAGATGTGGCTTTAACAGAAGCATTAATGGGAACAATGCTATCAATTACTCTCTATGCGATCGCAGTTCGTTCATCCTTAGTATTACGTCTTGGTGTCATGGAAAATCAGTCAATAGAAAAAAATCAAGATGGCAATTTTCAACAACTTATGAGCGACTTTCGCCGCATTTTCAAGAAACATTATCTGCGTCTAGAACTCGTACCTTACACTACTAAAGAAAATTTACAACAGGCGTTAATAGAAAAAGAAATTCATGCTACCTGTGCGCCATTAGAAAAGTTTGTGGAAGCAGAAGAAACATACCAAACTGTGATTAGAGTGCAACGCATTTATAACATCATGAAAAGCGAACTTTCATCACCAAAGACAGGTTTAAGATATTTCAATGTTTTAGATTCAGGGGAGCAAAATTTATGA